In Cicer arietinum cultivar CDC Frontier isolate Library 1 chromosome 7, Cicar.CDCFrontier_v2.0, whole genome shotgun sequence, the genomic window agtgTTATTAAATAAGAGTTAAATAAAGTTTTATTCTCATCAATTGTagtagtaattattattacaatgAAACTTCAATGGTATAAGTAAGCAAAATTGTCACTAGAAATTAATACATAAacaaaatagtttaaataaaagataaaaatgtaaaataaaaattacacaaACTTGATATCCTCTTTATGGTACATATGTCTGATACAgtcattttaaaaagaaaaaattatggGTGTACACTCTTACGCCTCTTTAAGATGTTGAGAGAGAGAAATAGAGAGAGTATTGATATATAAATGACAtagtaaaaacatataaaataagatatttaataagtataaaaaataaaatatatatatatatataacaattatttcaaaaaaaatgatataagaaTGGacctttattattttaaataaaaaataattttataataataaaaaatgtaacaaaaatataatattttaataaaatatattaaaaacaagAGATTCACTATTAGATCAAAACTATACTAGACAACtctttttctatataaaataaattacatatgaAAAATGATGGCAACTCCCATATCTTACATTTTTTCTAAGTTATTCTCCAAAATAGACCTAAGGTAACAATCATAATAAGATAAATAGAGTTAATTGTGagcaacaatttatttttttggatggGTGCACCTACGACTCTTATAAATCTGAAATTAGTATTTGAGTAAACAAAATGAATTTACATCTCTCATGTTtagtctaatttatttattttttaaattaagtcgCTTTCATTCTATTAAGGAGATCACAACGTAATTTGCAATTACcattaaatatattagttttgatCGTTACTAGAGGTAGGAAGGAGTCGTTGTGACCAACGGAAGTGTTAGATTTAGTGAACGGGTGACCAATGATGTGATGATATTTGAGTATGGGCTCATTTCATGATAAATATTGTatctaatatttaataatttgaaattaaataaatttttatatttaattgtttttaaaaaactacTAAGAGATGTTTCAAGAAGGGCATTTGTTAAATGatcttaattattttgaaatttagagttaattttaagtttgaatAGATGTAGAATCTGAGTTGCATGTTGATATCATTTACCAAAAAGAGTTGCATGCGGATATCTTTATCTTACGTAGGCGGCTGCAAGCATTGTGGAAGAAAgttgaaagagaaagagaaagaaaagagtGTGAGAGATAGAATCTGATTTTCTGAGAATATGTATCGTCCCATCAATTGCTATCTAGTTAGATTTTTGAAAAGGCTGAACATTGTAAGATCCATATATATTCCATCTTCCCTCTCCAATGAGAATAGTCATGTTATTTTacttacaaaaatatttactattattttattatagaaaacattaaaattatatttcaacacCATATAAAAATATACTCCCTTCAATTCATAataattaatctatttaaaaaatatatcataaaataatttattctttcAGTTTTTAATGTACTTTAAATCATCATACATTTTaattaacattatttatattattttcaacataGTATATTTTCACTATacatttatgatattgataatgTACTAACAATTAACaagattaatttgataaaaagagtatttatttttctctttaatttgtatattttttttaatatatataaaaatattaaatgaccTCAATTATTTTAGAAAGGGAGGAGtatcatttataattattaatgtaattaaaaatttttaataagtaataaaatcattacaaaatatacataaataaaataatggtaATCTTTTTGAGGATGACAAGAGATAACATATACTATATAGAATCTTAatctataatttaataattctaACAAAATACGACAAGATCtttgtaaattttatattatcttacctatgtagttataatttttatttcgagttaaaaaaactaatatgataccgtaaaactaataatttactCAGTTGTCTTAATACAATGTTCTCTATaatatgaaatataagcaaaattaatagttaaaatgTTGATGTATCTCgttgaaattataaattaagattttgataaattaaaaatatctaattgtaatttattattagcTCAAAAtctaattgtaaaaataattatagattattatttaaaattattatattttgaatattaatttaaattttaaaaaataaatattatttttttttataataatttttttatttacatgtaaaatataattatttagctatccataaaaataaaaatggctGAACACAACTAacatttcatttaaattttttcttttgtgatgAACTAAACAcaaaatcattataaaatatctttcTTCCCATTTTAAACCAAATGTGTATCTAGTTCATCTCCCTCCTCTTTGCTATCCCCCGTTTCATTAAAAAAGTTATCCTCCATTTCCCTAGTTTGGTGGTGTGTTGAAAGAATTAAAGGATTGTTTTCCATAAATAGAATATGTTAATTGACGCTCTCATAAAGGGAGTACGATTGGTGGTTTAAACAGATATTTCTACACTATTGCATAATTAAGCTGAAGTTAATTAAATCATACATTAtagcaattaattaatttataatataactaattttctataaatttatgtattacCGAAATCATTGAAAATTGATTAGATTGTAAGCAGTTGATTTATATAacatattatttgatttgtgtTGTGATCATCAAAATTCTATTTGTAATTAAtctataaatacatttttaatattgacCATGAATCTTGTTATTAATCTAGCCAACTTTTAAGAGTTAactcatataaatatttttatcaagatAAATGTACTATTCTGACATAAATCTATAAAGTTCGTGTGacgttttagtttattttagaagACATTTTAGATGATaggttaactttttttttttatcattttaatgattgttattttaattaaatttgttttatatacttttataaataaaaaaacatatcatATATACTAATAAATTTCTATCATACATATTATAGATGTACttcataaaacataaaaataaaaaataaaaattttaattagtaaatattaatttaaagataatatataaataaaataaaatataaatttcaaaaatttaattggaaaatatctataaaatcattttaatgatacaatttttttataaaccaTATATACAATTAATGTTCCTCGGCCTGGATCaaaacagattttttttttcatttttggtaaaaaaaattacttttgtttATGATTCTCAGGAAATAGAAACTATATTAGTTTAAAGTTTCTATTTAAtgattgttaaaattaaaattttgaaaacaatGTGCATTTGATAAAAGTcattaagaataaaattatcTGACtagatgtaattttttttcaaataaaccaCGAAATCAAACATAAATGAATGATGGTTTCTCTTGATTGTCCTTAACTTATgtaaaaagggaaaaaaaaatgaattcaaaaaagaaaagaaagaagaattaATGGGTGGAAATTATGTGATTGGACGAAGATTGAATAATAAAGAAATGTTGTATGTATGTTTGAAATTGAACTTTTTAAGCTTGTGAAAGATGAATTGATTGCATTGCAGGAGGCAGAGGCAGGTCCCATACCGTTTTAACTCTGATTTCCTTTTCTTGGAAGTTCGAGTCCCAAGTCCccgtaatattattattaattgatcaatttaaaacaaaaatcttaaaataaattatttatttcgtttttaattttattatttaattaatactaaatacatcatttttaatataatatatttataatattagtatttaacaagaattttttataaaaattacattatttctcttttatatatatatatatatatgttaaataaataaatgattcatttattttgagatgCTTAAAGTATTATGCATGCTTTTGTATTTTACGTGACTGAGTAGGTAAAAGATATAACAAGGACAGAAGAGTAGAGAAAAGAGGCACATAAAATTGTTAAGTCACATTGCTTGTCACTGCTACCTTCTGTACTTTATCCCTTCTTCTCTCAAATCAGTCGCCATTTTTCTGATTTTACAATCAAACAAGACTTCTCCCTGCCCCAAacagaaatatatttttgtacacACTCATACCTACAACAATTAAAGTAAAACCTTAAATAACCCGTTTCCTacagttttttcaaaaaatattatttttaaataaactaagttatttaaaaagttttttttaaatgataaatatactaattactaattattaatttttaaaatggataaattgaaatataactttGTTGTCACACCAACTCttgcaaataatttttatttatttatattaattttttaaattaaaattgaaaaataatctaaaaactattttaaaaaagaaactgattttaataacttataaaaataatttataaccatgtttgtttataaaaatcaattttcacaATGATAGAAAAACATTAAATCGCTTTtgattttctcaaaaatttctatattattaaaaactaattttttttttttaaatctatagTAAACATACCAAAAtcacatgttaaatattaaatatgaaaataatatcttaaagtttgtatatttaattttcaaataatttaaaatttacttttttcaaccacaaaaaaaaatctttaattttttacaatttgtcttattctaaaaaaattaatttaaaatttaaaattaaatttaaaatgattaaatataaaaaataacataataattaaatattgaatataaaaatactCTTAGATATTGAATTGTTCACATatatcaatgtttttttttcttcactttttcCCACTAACCACTTGTTTTTTCTCCCAAAACAACACTGAAACAATAACATTTTTGGGAATGTCAGTAATCCTTCTTTTCATTTATTTCCCcaactattttcttttcatttaataaatcagtaataattaattaactacttCAATCTACTCCCTCATGCAACTTCACTTGcctatttatatcatatatagcACTTGTTGCATATAACATCATCAGACCTTGTCTTTAAGTTACATTTCCTCGATACTTTGTCACTTCTTCCACTCAATATGTTATTGGTAGGACTTGCTCAAGAATCTCTCTCAAATGGGACCAAGCATCTCCAACTAGCATATACACTTTGTGTAATGAGATTCATTGGTTTTCAATGTAGTAAATGGAAGTAGGATTTTGACGGCGATATCCTCACTGagctttattatttttttttatttttttttatttttatatatgtttttcttGACCTTGCAAggcttttttaattttttatctttgttagaatgttttaattttgtttatttagatAGAATTTATCCTCTCATCTTGTCAATCACTcccatttttttagtttttagctATTCCTCCTGAGCTTTGATTTAGCAATATTATGAAGTTTCTTTGTAAACATGGTTGTTCTTGACCATGCATAATGTGcatgtataaatattttctttttgaacattttctccTCTAGTGCTATgttaaatttatgtttgaatactAGTTGCCCTGTTcgattcaaattcatttactttaattatttaccacatattataattattttatactaataatCTTTGTCTAAAAAAAGAATTTGTATCACGTAGATGAAAGAAGGACGAAACTGGAGTACGGCAAACATGAAACATTCTGAGCTAATTTGATTTCATATTTCTAAGATGTGTTCGTTGTTTGGTTAGAAATTTCCGTTAAGAAAGAATACACAGTGATGATGATAAGCATATGCACGTGGGATTGTGGTCCATTCATATATATGAACTGCTCATAGTTGACACATAACTTTACAGAATTTAATGTTGAACACAACCACAAggcaaatttaataaatttgtaacCAACAACTAAATCAAAATGGATCCTCTGAAGTGcacatttttttctcaaaataatgGTCGACATCACCGAGAAACAACACCACATTATTAACCATATAATCaaaatgattttgattgtttttcTGAAGTTCTAAAATATCCAGATTGAAATCCGGACGATTAACCTTAAACAAACGATTATAAAAGTACTAACTCTACAAATTCACCGCATATGATTGGTCTAAAGATGGATctcgttttatttttttgtaaattttaatacaattatatttattttccaaattttatttgttataattttttctaaaaatagtaaaattttacccttttgACTGTTTTTGTGAAGTTTGTGTTAGACATATCATGAACTAGTTTATAGATTGTTGTGTAAATCATCATCAATAAATGTGAACCCAAAAAAAAGGCTTGTTTCGGCTGAACAATTGGGGTGTTATTTACAACTTGCAAGCTAATAACAGTGTCAACATTGAATGGATGATATtttgaatgataaatattaacTTTGGATATTGCTATTATATTGGTGtgataataaaatgaaaaccataaaaatgactttaaaagtaaataattaaaatcagcATCCACTGCCTGTGGAAACGGATTGATGGAGAGAACAAAACCATGAAGACTTCTTTCTCTCATCATGAGAAGATGATCTTCTAAAACCAGAACCAGAACATCTGGCCAAATGGTTCCTCAAGTTCCTACTCAAACTTGTGCAAGGAACCAATGAAGGACTAACATCAGCTCCCAAACAAAGACTAGAGTTGATTTTGAATGAAGAGAATCTCTGGCAACTCTGCGACCGAAACGATCTCGAAGGGGAGGAAATTTTTGATCTAGTTGGTTTGCAAAATGGAGTCGTCATGTCGGTGGAATCTCCAAGCACTTCACTTGAACATGTGCAAAATGTTAATGATAAGTTTGTTGTTCTTGGCATTTCCTTAGGTAGTGGTCTTGTGCCTGGAAGCTTGACAAACGAGACTATGCCATGGCGGCAAAGAGGACAAGCAATTGAACCTGGGGGACCATGTGTGGTTGTTGAAGCAGAGTTTGTTGAACAAAGGTACAAGGCACATTGTGTGCAGAATTCATGATCACACCCTGTATTATCAGATCCACCAAATTCATGCATTAGGAAACATAAAATCACATATAGATCTCTGAGACTATTAGTGAAATATATGAACCAGCAGTATTCATGCCAATAACAATAAAGTTTAAATGTCAAGTtagtactttatttttttattttaaattagctACACATGAACCCTGATCGGAGTGCAGCGATTTTTAGATTGACAAGGTCACTTTTCTCTAAAGAATAAGACTTAAAAAAGCCACATATTCTAAAACACGGACAATGTTGATTTCATAggcatattttttgttttctttagcAGGTTTTTCAGGTTCTAATCCATTGCATAATTTTTAGATTGTGCATGTGGCAcatctaaaaattaatattttacattttacaaCATGCAAGactaaattaaaacatatatagataaagGATTAactgaaaacaaaatttaattttgcgACAAAAAGGCCAAGAGGTAGATGACAATAGCATGGGTGTAAACTATATAACAacatataaaatgaaataaatgaaaCAGAAAAAGATCACATGGATTTGACACCATACATGTTCATGGAAAGATAAAAACTGCACAGTGCCTGGTTAGAAAGGGATATGACTGTGCCATAAATAACTTCTTATGGAAACACTTGCAAAATACATCTCTCTCTATGGCTTTATTGATTAACCTTTGATTCAAAACTTATCATTACCAATAGATAAGAGTAGTTATGTTTTTTTCCCTTTGTTTTTGGTGTGATAACATGTGTTGTCACCTTTaccttttaattatttgatcttATTATTTGACACATGCATACCACTTATAGAAAACACTGACCAACTTactttatatttgtaaataaatatatctgTCAAAATGAAATGACTATATATTGTAAATAGAACATTTTGAAAATATCACCTTTGCAATTGTTGCAcataaaaagtttatttaagTATCTAAAAAGGCATTTAGTGTTAAATAAAAGGGTGTTTTATTTGTCAATTTAATAGACATATATACCTTCAACAGCGACCATGCATTTCCTTTCCAAACAAACTGCACATGGATCTAAACACGTAGGTGCTAATTCACTTGTCCTCCATCCACATTCTCTGTAACATATGATAACAACAGAAGCAAGAAGAAGGAAAGAGCAATATTAGTAACCTTTGGAATACACAAATTTTTTGTGGCAGAGTAAACTGGCTTTAATCAAATCAAGTGTGGATAAAATCATATAACTAACTTCACTCATTATTTTCAAGTTAAATGCATACAATTAAACATAAGTTTTAGTAAAATTTCCCTAGTATCATTTAATTCTAATTTATATTAGGAACTCTTTGATAACCAAGCTTGTCACCGCATTCAAAGTATAGTAGTTATTGAAACTCATCCAATAGTAGACTTGAAGTCCAAGCAGAGTCAACAAATTCATGAAAAGAAATGCCAtcattaaaatcaaatcaaGCAAATTtctagaaaaacaaaatataacttGGTTCTCCACAGGAAGACCAAATCACCTAGCAACCAATATCAATCACAAAAGGTTATTAACTGATAGTAAGAAATTGGTTGAATTTTTAAGAGGATGGCAATGAAAACACATACCTAGCAATTCTCACAATGCTCATAAGTGGAAGAGATATATATGGCGAAGGAAGAACTTGTAAATTTTCTGCTGGAGGTGTTTTTAAGGTGTCCTCAAGCCAGTTTCTATGCCATGAACGAGCAACCATCAACGGAGTCCatcttcaaaacaaaaatcgaTAGAGTAAACCAACCAGTTTGAAATTCATCTAAGATACATAGTGCTTAAGACCATAAAAATCTCTATTTGCTTCATGCAAGTACAACAAAACACACTATACAATGTCATGCATAAACTGATATAATTACATACAGTTCCAATATAATTGCATCTAAAGTTCAAGGTGAGCAATGCAATATTCTTATCCAAgagagaaaaatgattttagtgCAAGGCTAATTTTTATAGCATATGTTCATTTTCACACACAAAAACCTGGAACGTGAATACtcttaatcaaataaatcattaataaattaaactcaaatttCTGGTAAAAAGCCAAGTGAGCTAAATAGGGTTTGTttgaattgacttatttgaatttatttactAACATAAACATTTGTTAGACTGTTTAGGAGAGTTTATAGAAACAACATATGACATGTTCATAAATTGTTGTTAgtttattttcataagctctctaggataaattatataaacattttgactttttttacatgttttatagaaatagtttataCAAAAGCATCTATATGATTAGCGTTTATCTATAAACACTTAATTAAGTTGTCTACCCAAACAACTGTTCTAGTAAGTTTCATAGAAAGTTAAAAGACAAGGGGGAGGGATTTGTTTGGCTCTTCTAGaagatttataaattttcaataaactaaatagatcaaaatatttatttatatctttacCATGCCAGGTTATAAATAAGGTAACTTCATCACACATCAACCTTAACAAATATGTAATGATACATACCCATTTGCATTATCAGCAGTCAGACTAGCACCCTTGGCAATCAACAGCTGAACCAAacaaataatacaaaataaatagaacttcaatttgaagagcaGTAATATACCCAACTAACTTAAAATTTGGATATTCATTCATCTGGaagaaaaacatattttcaGTTCCAAATGTAAATTTTTCTCCTAAAGCAAAATAATATTCTAAAGGAAAATAGAAACACACTTGACAACACTGTGCATTTCCACCACATGCTGCATAATGGAG contains:
- the LOC101505263 gene encoding probable E3 ubiquitin-protein ligase XBOS32 produces the protein MKFLSLVGNSFGCSASGERLVSAARDGDVQEAKALLDYNPRLARYSTFGVRNSPLHYSAAHGHHEIVYLLLESGVDINLRNYRGQTALMQACQHGHWEVVQTLIIFNANIHKADYLNGGTALHLAALNGHTRCIRLLLVDYIPSIPDFWAVLQTGDHKSISEFDRSGLCEVINKTADGGITALHMAALNGHVESVQLLLDLGASVSEVTVEDGTTIDLIGSGSTPLHYAACGGNAQCCQLLIAKGASLTADNANGWTPLMVARSWHRNWLEDTLKTPPAENLQVLPSPYISLPLMSIVRIARECGWRTSELAPTCLDPCAVCLERKCMVAVEGCDHEFCTQCALYLCSTNSASTTTHGPPGSIACPLCRHGIVSFVKLPGTRPLPKEMPRTTNLSLTFCTCSSEVLGDSTDMTTPFCKPTRSKISSPSRSFRSQSCQRFSSFKINSSLCLGADVSPSLVPCTSLSRNLRNHLARCSGSGFRRSSSHDERKKSSWFCSLHQSVSTGSGC